A region of Clostridiales bacterium DNA encodes the following proteins:
- a CDS encoding bifunctional nuclease family protein, with product MVHVRIVSLSLDSVTKQPVVILRPVDDHSDAGRFIPIWIGHAEATAILFGLQEIAPPRPMTHDLLARIIAEMGATLTRVDIVRIEGGTFFANIVLDGGEGQEWEIDARPSDSIALAVRTGAPLFVSEQVLDEAAITAAPGITEEAADSEVERFREFLDHVDPSDFSS from the coding sequence ATGGTACACGTTCGCATCGTCAGCTTAAGTCTCGATTCGGTGACCAAACAGCCGGTCGTCATCTTGCGCCCTGTCGATGACCACTCGGACGCGGGGCGCTTCATCCCTATCTGGATAGGCCATGCCGAGGCCACAGCGATCCTCTTTGGACTCCAGGAAATCGCCCCGCCCCGGCCTATGACTCACGATCTGCTCGCACGTATAATCGCCGAGATGGGCGCGACCCTTACCCGGGTCGACATCGTCCGCATTGAGGGCGGGACGTTTTTTGCCAACATCGTCCTTGACGGAGGCGAGGGCCAAGAGTGGGAGATTGACGCGCGGCCAAGCGACTCGATCGCGCTCGCCGTACGGACCGGCGCTCCCCTCTTTGTGTCCGAACAGGTTCTCGACGAGGCAGCCATCACCGCAGCGCCCGGCATCACGGAGGAGGCCGCCGACTCCGAAGTTGAGCGGTTTCGAGAGTTCCTCGACCACGTCGACCCAAGCGACTTCAGCTCGTAG
- a CDS encoding ABC transporter permease: protein MNLWESVRVAVRALGANKVRSTLTMLGVIIGVAAVILLVAIGTGVQEDIAGSIEGLGSNLIFVFPGNFEEGGGPGGGASIRRQFTLDEADLVRRRLDVRHIVVPIAQGPAALRVGNRTMRTMIAAGNEYSDSVFAANYADGRGYRRSEVAAASRVVVIGATVRETLFPNQDPLGRSVSINGQRFTVIGHVVAQGGSLTGDQDNQIYMPVTTAQRIFGSTDISSIVVKAESADEVPQVQRQVERILRPGFGDEFTVFTQDQTLGLFQAILGTLTFMLAGIAGISLLVGGIGIMNIMLVSVSERTREIGIRKAVGARTYDIMSQFVIEAVSLSVVGGIVGIALGASGAAVLSRWVPTEVTLWAVALAFTFSAAVGIFFGVYPAYKASRLDPIDALRYE, encoded by the coding sequence GTGAATCTCTGGGAGAGCGTTCGAGTAGCGGTGCGAGCCCTTGGCGCGAACAAGGTGCGAAGCACGCTCACCATGCTCGGCGTCATTATCGGCGTCGCGGCGGTTATTCTCCTCGTCGCGATCGGAACCGGGGTGCAGGAAGATATCGCAGGATCGATCGAGGGCCTGGGGTCGAACCTGATCTTTGTGTTCCCGGGTAACTTCGAGGAGGGTGGGGGGCCTGGCGGTGGCGCTTCGATTCGGCGGCAGTTCACTCTCGACGAGGCGGATCTCGTCCGTCGACGCCTCGACGTGCGCCACATCGTCGTGCCTATCGCACAGGGTCCGGCGGCGCTGCGGGTGGGCAATCGCACGATGCGGACGATGATCGCGGCGGGAAATGAGTACTCCGATTCAGTTTTCGCTGCGAACTACGCTGATGGCCGCGGCTATCGGCGCAGCGAGGTGGCCGCGGCTTCTCGGGTTGTTGTCATCGGAGCTACCGTCCGAGAGACCCTCTTCCCCAATCAAGATCCCCTTGGCAGGTCTGTCTCGATCAACGGGCAGCGGTTCACGGTTATCGGACACGTCGTTGCGCAGGGAGGCTCGCTTACGGGAGATCAGGACAACCAGATATACATGCCAGTCACGACCGCGCAGCGAATCTTTGGGTCGACCGACATCTCTTCGATTGTCGTTAAAGCCGAGTCCGCCGATGAGGTGCCCCAGGTCCAACGCCAGGTTGAACGGATCCTGCGCCCGGGATTCGGAGATGAGTTCACGGTCTTCACCCAAGATCAGACACTCGGGTTGTTTCAGGCGATTCTCGGCACGCTGACATTCATGTTGGCTGGCATCGCGGGGATATCGCTGCTCGTAGGTGGTATCGGCATCATGAACATCATGCTTGTGAGCGTGAGCGAGCGCACGCGAGAGATAGGCATCCGCAAGGCGGTGGGCGCGCGAACCTACGACATCATGAGCCAGTTTGTCATCGAGGCCGTGTCTTTGTCGGTGGTGGGAGGGATCGTGGGCATTGCCCTTGGCGCTTCGGGTGCGGCGGTTCTCTCGCGCTGGGTTCCAACAGAGGTCACCTTGTGGGCGGTAGCGCTCGCGTTCACGTTCTCCGCGGCGGTCGGGATCTTTTTTGGTGTGTACCCCGCGTACAAGGCGTCTCGGCTCGACCCGATCGACGCGCTTCGGTACGAGTGA
- a CDS encoding ABC transporter ATP-binding protein, translated as MLEARGVTKRYHLGEVDVHALRGVDLSICQGQMMAIMGPSGSGKSTLMHIIGLLDRPSTGTVMVEGEEVSQMLPNELAAVRNRRIGFVFQSFNLLARTTALANVELPLVYAGVSAAERVTRARAALEKVGLGDRIGHLPNQLSGGQQQRVAVARALVTDPSIVLADEPTGNLDSVSGVEVMRILQGLNEQGITVVLVTHDETVARHAERIVRLRDGLLVADEEVEQRHVATAHVDGAGEAALAERTAS; from the coding sequence GTGCTAGAGGCGCGAGGGGTGACCAAGCGCTATCACCTCGGCGAAGTAGACGTGCATGCGCTGCGAGGAGTCGACCTCTCGATCTGCCAGGGACAGATGATGGCGATCATGGGGCCTTCGGGATCCGGAAAGTCGACGCTCATGCACATCATCGGGCTCCTCGATCGTCCGTCGACCGGCACCGTTATGGTGGAGGGCGAAGAGGTCTCCCAGATGCTCCCCAACGAGCTTGCCGCAGTGCGCAATCGGCGGATAGGGTTTGTGTTCCAATCGTTCAACTTACTCGCGCGCACGACCGCGCTCGCCAACGTCGAGCTGCCGCTCGTGTATGCGGGCGTTTCGGCGGCGGAACGGGTGACTCGGGCGCGCGCCGCACTGGAGAAGGTCGGGCTCGGTGATAGGATCGGCCACCTGCCCAATCAGCTCTCCGGCGGACAACAGCAGCGAGTAGCGGTGGCCCGGGCTCTCGTGACCGACCCCTCGATCGTGCTTGCTGACGAGCCCACCGGCAACCTCGACTCGGTTTCAGGTGTGGAGGTCATGCGGATTCTTCAGGGGCTCAACGAGCAGGGCATCACAGTGGTCCTCGTGACGCACGACGAAACCGTGGCGCGCCACGCTGAGAGGATCGTACGTCTCCGAGACGGACTCCTTGTCGCCGACGAAGAGGTTGAGCAAAGGCACGTCGCAACCGCGCATGTCGACGGAGCCGGCGAAGCAGCCCTCGCCGAGAGAACTGCCTCGTGA
- a CDS encoding efflux RND transporter periplasmic adaptor subunit, protein MSPKTKVIGLVAALVVVGGVAAAVTVGANRPAAEVDVATAMVEDLTVTVTAPGRVESGSRGDVFPPVAGTLAEVRVADGQTVRAGSVIAVLDTGPLDLAVAQAEAALLQTQAGLSAVDDRAPGAAELAAARKGTDAAWAAYRSAREAADSVRGQAPGDSEVSAASAATRAAKAAYDQASKSYDALKAAYDAAPSPSAETSLSAAAVALAQAEAAYLGAQATEQALRTADLSAQQSAADAAVEQAHAGYLSAKAQQEKLEHLDLSPERSAARAGVMQARRALTLAEENRAKAELRAPIDGTVLFNALGAPSSDGAVPRAASGAVVGPQTAPFTVVQLDAVRFVAEVDEVDIALVDIGLDAAVRLDALPERSFETTVSEIRPAATLTATGGTVFPVYLRVNGSGDAVLLGMKGDATIEIERIQAVVTVPIEALFEDAEGSYVYVLGDGDRLERRRVEVGTLTEASVEIMSGVVAGERVALGGADELTDGMRVSVR, encoded by the coding sequence GTGTCGCCCAAGACGAAGGTGATCGGTTTAGTGGCTGCGCTTGTAGTAGTCGGAGGTGTGGCCGCGGCGGTGACGGTGGGGGCGAATAGGCCCGCCGCCGAGGTAGATGTTGCCACAGCCATGGTGGAGGATCTCACGGTGACGGTGACCGCTCCGGGCCGGGTGGAGTCGGGCTCGCGAGGCGACGTGTTTCCCCCCGTCGCCGGGACGCTTGCCGAAGTTCGTGTCGCGGATGGCCAAACGGTGCGCGCCGGGAGTGTGATCGCGGTGCTCGACACCGGGCCGCTCGATCTTGCTGTAGCGCAGGCCGAAGCGGCGCTCTTGCAGACGCAGGCGGGACTTTCCGCTGTTGATGACCGGGCACCTGGCGCCGCTGAGCTTGCGGCCGCTCGTAAGGGGACGGATGCGGCGTGGGCGGCGTACCGGTCCGCCCGGGAAGCCGCCGATTCCGTGAGAGGGCAGGCGCCTGGAGACTCCGAGGTCAGCGCAGCCTCCGCCGCGACTCGCGCGGCGAAAGCCGCGTATGATCAGGCGTCGAAATCCTACGATGCGCTGAAGGCGGCGTACGATGCCGCGCCCTCGCCCTCGGCGGAGACAAGCCTGAGTGCCGCGGCAGTAGCCCTGGCTCAGGCCGAGGCGGCGTATCTTGGCGCGCAGGCGACAGAACAGGCGTTGCGCACTGCCGATCTCTCGGCGCAGCAGAGCGCCGCGGACGCTGCGGTCGAGCAGGCGCACGCCGGATACCTGAGCGCTAAGGCGCAGCAGGAGAAACTCGAACACCTTGACCTGTCCCCGGAGCGGTCGGCTGCACGCGCAGGCGTGATGCAGGCGCGCCGCGCGCTCACGCTCGCCGAGGAGAACCGCGCGAAGGCCGAGCTCAGGGCCCCGATCGATGGGACGGTGCTGTTTAACGCACTGGGGGCTCCATCCTCCGATGGCGCGGTGCCCAGGGCGGCGTCAGGTGCGGTGGTGGGGCCGCAGACGGCCCCGTTCACCGTCGTCCAGCTTGACGCAGTACGCTTTGTGGCGGAGGTCGATGAGGTCGACATCGCTCTTGTCGATATCGGTTTGGACGCAGCGGTGCGCCTCGATGCGCTACCAGAGCGTTCGTTTGAGACGACTGTGTCTGAGATTCGCCCCGCAGCTACCCTCACCGCGACCGGCGGGACGGTTTTCCCTGTGTACCTGCGTGTCAACGGGAGCGGGGACGCTGTTTTGCTCGGCATGAAGGGCGACGCCACGATAGAGATCGAGCGGATCCAGGCTGTGGTGACCGTGCCTATCGAGGCGCTTTTTGAAGACGCCGAGGGATCATACGTATACGTGCTCGGTGATGGAGACCGGCTTGAGCGCCGGCGTGTGGAAGTTGGAACCCTGACCGAGGCGAGCGTAGAGATCATGTCCGGAGTCGTCGCAGGCGAGCGGGTCGCGCTCGGCGGCGCTGATGAGCTTACTGACGGTATGCGCGTCAGTGTCAGGTAG
- a CDS encoding HAD-IA family hydrolase, which translates to MEGKVGSRVVEAVLFDLDGTLLDTLDLILTSFRHATLVVLGETLPDEFLLRDMGMPLARQLREIAPGHAEELLEVYRAHNAAHHDELARVFSGTNAVLDRFAELGVPMGVVTSKGSPMAHRGLERFGIRRYFRAVVTADDVSVHKPDPYPLAHAAALLGVELAHTVYVGDSPHDIAAAQAGGAVSVAALWGAFPAKTLIAAGPDHAIESICELPALLGFDKPEGV; encoded by the coding sequence ATGGAGGGCAAGGTGGGCTCACGGGTCGTGGAGGCTGTTCTCTTCGACCTTGATGGCACCTTGCTCGACACGCTTGATCTCATCTTGACTTCGTTTAGGCATGCGACGCTTGTGGTGCTCGGCGAGACGCTACCCGACGAGTTTCTCCTGCGTGATATGGGGATGCCGCTTGCCCGGCAGCTCAGAGAGATCGCGCCTGGGCACGCCGAGGAGCTCCTCGAGGTCTATCGTGCGCACAACGCCGCTCACCACGATGAGCTGGCACGGGTGTTCTCCGGCACGAACGCGGTACTTGATCGGTTTGCTGAGCTAGGGGTTCCCATGGGAGTGGTCACCTCGAAGGGTTCTCCGATGGCGCATCGCGGTCTTGAGCGGTTTGGCATCCGGCGGTACTTCCGCGCGGTTGTCACCGCCGATGACGTGAGCGTTCACAAGCCCGATCCGTATCCGCTCGCGCACGCCGCGGCGTTACTCGGCGTGGAGCTTGCTCACACCGTGTACGTAGGTGACAGTCCTCACGACATCGCGGCGGCCCAGGCGGGCGGGGCGGTTTCAGTTGCCGCACTGTGGGGAGCGTTTCCGGCCAAGACCCTCATCGCCGCCGGTCCGGATCATGCGATCGAGTCGATTTGTGAGCTACCGGCGCTGCTCGGATTCGATAAGCCGGAAGGCGTCTAG
- the gyrA gene encoding DNA gyrase subunit A → MAESTVLPIEIQKELRDSFLEYSMSVIVSRALPDVRDGLKPVHRRILFAMSESGLTPGRAYKKSAWTVGEVIGKYHPHGDAAVYDTMVRMAQTFAMRAPLVDGHGNFGSVDGDSAAAMRYTEARLQKISMELLRDLDKETVDFGPNYDESLSEPKVLPSRFPNLLVNGSAGIAVGMATNIPPHNLGEVIDAANLLIDNPEATIEQLMAVLPGPDFPTGGLIMGTDGMLDAYSTGRGSIKVRGKAHIEQTSTGRTRIIITEIPYAVNKAKLVTKIADLVREKKLTEISDLRDESDRKGMRVVIELKQACVPQVVLNKLYKHTPLQTSFGMNMLALVDGVPRTLTLREILSHYIEFQKEVITRRTRFELRKAEERAHILEGYVIALDNIDEVIKIIRSSADDAEARQRLIGRFSLSETQADAILEMRLRRLTGLERGKIDGELAELREKIAWHQKVLGDVSLVLQIIKDEMGEVRAKFADARRTEITGVAHDLDVEDLIAEEDMVVTITKAGYVKRLPVATYRQQKRGGKGVAGVNLREHDFVEHLFISSTHDYVLFFSSAGKVYRLKVHELPVGSRHARGTAIVNLLPFATDERIAAVINTRGFDAEDYLLFATKKGMCKKTAMSAYDRSRRDGIIAINLRDGDELISVRRVGQGQRVIMVSTSGKAIMWDEADARPMGRDTTGVKGMAIKGDDAVLGMEIAPETSELFVVTERGYGKRTPAGEYPIQKRGGMGVKTIQVTAKKGPLAGMKIVQPEHELMLISEEGVVIRVRARDISRLGRSTQGVKVMNVSENDKVRAIARVSAGQMRTVRGVAEGQGTLLDEHAASHGVGEPGSAPRPMSTVDREAEAEALASEEFEDLEERE, encoded by the coding sequence ATAGCGGAAAGCACAGTACTGCCGATAGAGATCCAAAAAGAGCTGCGAGACAGCTTCCTCGAGTACTCGATGAGCGTCATCGTTTCGCGCGCGCTGCCAGATGTCCGCGATGGCCTGAAGCCCGTGCACAGGCGAATTCTTTTCGCGATGAGCGAGTCGGGCCTCACTCCAGGGCGGGCGTACAAGAAGTCGGCGTGGACGGTCGGTGAGGTCATCGGCAAGTACCACCCGCACGGGGACGCTGCCGTCTACGACACGATGGTACGAATGGCGCAGACGTTCGCGATGCGCGCGCCTCTCGTCGACGGGCACGGCAACTTTGGCTCCGTTGATGGTGACTCTGCGGCGGCGATGCGTTACACGGAGGCGCGGCTGCAGAAGATATCGATGGAGTTGCTGCGTGATCTCGACAAGGAGACCGTGGACTTTGGTCCCAACTACGACGAGTCGCTCTCCGAGCCCAAGGTGCTTCCAAGCAGATTCCCAAATCTGCTGGTAAACGGTAGCGCGGGCATTGCCGTAGGTATGGCGACCAACATTCCGCCGCACAATTTGGGTGAAGTCATCGATGCTGCCAACCTGCTCATCGACAACCCTGAGGCGACTATTGAGCAGCTGATGGCGGTATTGCCGGGTCCGGACTTCCCGACCGGCGGTCTCATTATGGGCACCGACGGCATGCTTGACGCGTACTCGACAGGCCGAGGGTCGATCAAGGTGAGAGGCAAAGCGCACATCGAGCAGACCTCGACCGGGCGCACCCGCATCATCATCACCGAGATACCCTACGCCGTTAACAAAGCGAAACTCGTGACAAAGATCGCCGATCTTGTCCGGGAGAAGAAGCTGACCGAGATATCAGACTTGCGAGACGAATCCGACCGCAAGGGGATGCGCGTCGTGATCGAGCTCAAGCAAGCTTGTGTGCCCCAGGTGGTGCTCAACAAGCTCTACAAACACACACCGCTGCAGACGAGTTTCGGGATGAACATGCTTGCCCTCGTCGATGGCGTTCCTAGAACACTCACGCTGCGGGAGATCCTCTCGCACTACATCGAGTTTCAAAAAGAAGTCATCACGAGGCGGACTCGTTTTGAGCTGCGCAAAGCCGAGGAACGGGCGCACATCCTCGAGGGCTACGTCATCGCTCTCGACAATATCGACGAGGTCATCAAGATTATTCGCTCCTCGGCGGACGACGCTGAGGCTAGGCAGCGGCTCATTGGGCGCTTTTCGTTATCAGAAACGCAAGCCGACGCGATTCTCGAGATGCGCTTGCGTCGCCTGACCGGCCTCGAGCGGGGCAAGATCGACGGCGAGCTGGCCGAGTTGCGAGAGAAGATCGCCTGGCACCAAAAAGTCCTCGGAGACGTTTCGCTCGTGCTGCAGATCATCAAGGACGAGATGGGGGAGGTGCGGGCGAAGTTCGCTGATGCCCGGCGAACCGAGATAACTGGAGTCGCCCACGATCTCGACGTGGAAGATCTCATCGCCGAGGAAGACATGGTGGTCACGATTACGAAGGCCGGCTACGTCAAACGGCTGCCGGTAGCGACGTATCGTCAGCAGAAGCGCGGCGGCAAAGGGGTCGCCGGCGTGAATCTGCGCGAGCACGATTTCGTCGAGCATCTCTTCATCAGCTCGACCCACGATTACGTGCTCTTTTTCTCCTCGGCGGGCAAGGTGTACCGACTCAAGGTGCACGAACTCCCGGTCGGTTCCCGGCATGCGCGAGGCACGGCGATCGTAAACCTTCTGCCGTTTGCCACCGACGAGCGCATCGCGGCCGTCATCAACACCAGGGGATTTGACGCCGAGGACTACCTGCTGTTCGCCACCAAGAAGGGGATGTGTAAGAAAACAGCGATGTCGGCGTATGACCGGTCACGCCGAGACGGGATCATCGCCATCAATCTGCGAGACGGCGATGAGCTGATCTCGGTCCGCCGCGTGGGGCAGGGGCAGCGCGTCATCATGGTGTCGACCTCGGGCAAGGCGATCATGTGGGACGAGGCTGACGCCCGCCCGATGGGCAGGGACACGACCGGCGTGAAGGGTATGGCAATCAAGGGCGACGACGCGGTTCTCGGTATGGAAATCGCTCCGGAGACGAGCGAGCTTTTTGTCGTGACCGAGCGGGGGTACGGCAAGCGTACGCCAGCAGGCGAGTACCCGATCCAGAAGCGCGGAGGCATGGGGGTTAAGACGATCCAGGTCACTGCGAAGAAGGGGCCGCTCGCCGGGATGAAGATCGTTCAGCCCGAGCACGAACTGATGTTGATCTCCGAGGAAGGCGTGGTAATTAGGGTTCGCGCGCGGGATATCTCACGACTCGGTCGTTCGACACAGGGCGTCAAAGTGATGAACGTTTCGGAGAACGACAAGGTTCGGGCGATCGCTCGAGTGTCGGCGGGTCAGATGAGGACGGTTCGCGGGGTGGCTGAAGGACAGGGCACGCTCCTTGACGAGCACGCGGCTTCACATGGTGTGGGCGAACCAGGGTCCGCGCCCAGGCCGATGAGCACCGTCGACCGGGAGGCCGAGGCCGAGGCGCTCGCCAGCGAGGAGTTTGAGGATCTCGAGGAACGGGAGTGA
- the gyrB gene encoding DNA topoisomerase (ATP-hydrolyzing) subunit B: MTRQSYSGKDIQVLEGLEAVRKRPSMYIGSTGPKGLHHLVYEVVDNSVDEALAGHCTAIDVVLHADGSVGVTDNGRGIPVDNVPKHRKPAVEVVLTILHAGGKFGGEGYKVSGGLHGVGVSVVNALSSRLEVEVRRDGKIWSQSYERGRPKAPLAVTGKSKSSGTKVRYWPDTDVFETVDHDYDTLSTRFRETAFLNRNLKITLTDERELEPRVEEFRYAGGIVDFVKYLNENKEALHNKVIYFESDAEEGHVEVALQWNTAYSDSVLAFANNINTHEGGTHLEGFKNALTRTLNDYARRQGILKEKEDNLSGEDIREGLVAIISVKLNEPQFEGQTKTKLGNTEMRGFVQSTVMQALSEYLEENPRPARTILTKATQAAKARAAARKARELTRRKGLLESTTLPGKLADCSIKDAELAEIYLVEGDSAGGSAKQARDRSFQAILPLKGKILNVEKAGINRALASEEIQAMITALGTSIAEEFDLTQARYHKAIIMTDADVDGAHIRCLILTFFYRYMREMIEAGYIYIAQPPLYKVSVGKKQEYAYSERQLQQLLAKVPEGSRYTIQRYKGLGEMNPEQLWETTMDPGKRTLLQVTLDDALAAEKSFVDLMGDQVEPRREFIQRHAKDVRFLDI, from the coding sequence GTGACGAGACAGTCGTACTCCGGTAAAGATATCCAGGTGCTTGAGGGCCTCGAAGCGGTTCGGAAGAGGCCCAGCATGTACATTGGATCGACCGGTCCGAAGGGCCTCCACCACCTCGTATACGAGGTGGTGGACAATTCAGTAGACGAAGCGCTGGCGGGCCACTGCACCGCGATCGACGTGGTGTTGCACGCAGATGGGTCGGTAGGCGTCACAGACAACGGGCGCGGAATCCCTGTCGACAACGTTCCAAAACACCGAAAGCCCGCGGTAGAGGTGGTACTTACGATCCTGCACGCGGGCGGCAAGTTTGGCGGAGAGGGGTACAAGGTTTCCGGCGGCCTTCACGGTGTCGGGGTGTCAGTCGTAAACGCCCTATCCTCAAGGCTTGAGGTCGAGGTTAGGCGCGACGGCAAGATATGGTCTCAATCGTATGAGAGAGGCAGGCCAAAGGCCCCGCTTGCGGTTACCGGGAAGTCCAAGTCTTCCGGCACGAAAGTTAGGTACTGGCCGGATACCGACGTGTTCGAGACGGTCGACCACGACTACGACACGCTTTCCACAAGGTTTCGCGAGACGGCGTTTCTTAACAGGAACCTCAAGATCACTCTCACCGACGAGCGCGAGCTCGAACCCAGAGTGGAGGAGTTTCGCTACGCTGGTGGCATCGTCGATTTTGTTAAATACTTAAACGAGAATAAGGAAGCGCTCCACAACAAGGTCATCTACTTTGAGTCCGACGCCGAGGAGGGGCACGTCGAAGTCGCGCTCCAGTGGAACACGGCTTACTCGGACTCAGTGTTGGCGTTTGCGAACAACATCAACACGCACGAGGGCGGAACACACCTCGAGGGCTTCAAGAACGCTTTGACAAGAACGCTCAATGACTATGCGCGCCGCCAGGGGATTCTCAAGGAGAAAGAGGACAACCTTTCTGGCGAAGACATCCGAGAGGGATTGGTAGCGATCATCTCGGTCAAGCTGAATGAACCACAGTTCGAGGGGCAGACAAAGACCAAGCTCGGCAATACCGAGATGCGAGGATTCGTCCAGTCCACGGTTATGCAGGCTCTTTCCGAGTACCTTGAGGAGAATCCGCGACCCGCGCGAACGATCCTCACCAAGGCCACCCAGGCCGCCAAAGCGAGAGCGGCCGCGCGAAAGGCCCGTGAGCTGACGAGACGCAAAGGGCTGCTCGAGTCGACAACGCTTCCCGGCAAGCTTGCTGACTGCTCGATCAAGGACGCGGAGCTTGCCGAGATATACCTTGTCGAGGGTGATTCGGCGGGCGGCTCGGCCAAGCAGGCAAGAGACCGCTCGTTTCAGGCGATCTTGCCCCTCAAAGGCAAGATACTGAACGTTGAGAAGGCCGGAATAAACAGGGCGCTCGCCTCAGAAGAGATTCAGGCGATGATCACCGCCCTCGGTACGAGTATCGCCGAGGAGTTCGATCTCACACAGGCGCGTTATCATAAAGCGATCATCATGACCGACGCGGATGTAGACGGCGCCCACATCCGCTGTCTCATTCTCACGTTCTTCTATCGCTACATGCGAGAGATGATCGAGGCGGGCTACATCTACATTGCACAACCGCCACTGTACAAGGTGAGCGTAGGCAAGAAGCAGGAGTATGCGTATAGCGAGCGTCAATTGCAGCAGCTCCTCGCCAAGGTTCCCGAGGGCTCGCGGTACACGATTCAACGCTACAAGGGTCTTGGCGAGATGAATCCCGAGCAGCTCTGGGAGACGACGATGGATCCGGGGAAGAGAACGCTTTTGCAGGTAACCCTCGACGATGCTCTCGCGGCCGAGAAGTCGTTTGTTGACTTAATGGGGGACCAAGTAGAGCCTCGGCGGGAGTTCATCCAGCGTCACGCAAAAGACGTCCGCTTTCTCGATATCTGA
- a CDS encoding DUF721 domain-containing protein, whose product MGRGGGPERLGEVLARIAKPLGYGRAVKAIQIADAWEQVAGEEIASRTGRVSFRDGELSVSVDSHAWATQLGALSEELRIRLNSALGDPIVHRVRFTVGGPDRDGASGATQRSQKGGRSATRRVDRKPLDLEDAEAIEGSAAIIKSETLRSAAISATKSDMEWKKARRAATEGPGADGELTDPTTGLLP is encoded by the coding sequence ATGGGTAGGGGCGGGGGGCCAGAGCGCCTCGGTGAGGTGTTGGCAAGGATCGCGAAACCCCTCGGTTACGGACGTGCCGTAAAGGCGATCCAGATAGCGGACGCGTGGGAACAGGTGGCGGGCGAAGAGATAGCGTCTCGCACGGGAAGGGTTTCATTTCGCGACGGAGAACTCTCGGTTTCCGTGGATTCCCACGCCTGGGCGACGCAGCTCGGCGCGCTTTCAGAGGAACTGAGAATACGGTTGAATTCAGCGCTTGGGGATCCCATAGTGCACCGGGTGCGGTTTACTGTGGGGGGGCCAGACCGGGACGGAGCATCGGGTGCGACACAACGCAGCCAGAAGGGCGGGCGCAGTGCGACTCGGCGAGTCGATAGGAAGCCTTTGGATCTCGAGGACGCCGAGGCGATTGAAGGTTCTGCGGCGATAATCAAGAGCGAAACGCTTCGCTCAGCCGCGATCAGTGCTACGAAGAGTGACATGGAATGGAAAAAGGCTCGGAGGGCCGCTACCGAGGGCCCAGGGGCAGATGGTGAACTCACAGACCCAACGACGGGGCTGTTACCCTAG
- a CDS encoding DNA replication/repair protein RecF has protein sequence MTLRTNIHSIKLHDFRNHAATSILPSDGLTILVGPNAAGKTNVLEAITLVTSGTSFRSLTWSDVVRAGRSAASVHLDGSRGGVAVELGLEVSSSGKREHRINRAPSKRIADISGRVPTVTFVPDDLQLAKGNPEARRVALDTLGSQMSGAYAALRSEYARTVRHRNALLKNGCSPEEIYVWDAHLVEAGAAFFQHRMRLTARVGESLFPAYSELAEEESLTMYVECSFLQERGRAEEFAAMEREDVKESMRKALIKHSAAEKRRGMTLVGPHRDDLIFEIKGMPARFFSSQGQQRTVALAWKMAEVSTLRRIAGVDPVLLLDDVMSELDERRRSALLRFISEGPQTIMTTTNLSYFERAEISEALVVNVVSDG, from the coding sequence GTGACTCTGCGAACAAATATCCACTCGATAAAGCTGCACGATTTCAGGAATCATGCGGCGACTTCAATTCTGCCGAGTGATGGGCTCACGATTCTTGTGGGTCCCAACGCCGCCGGGAAGACAAACGTTCTTGAGGCGATCACTCTGGTAACCAGCGGAACATCTTTTCGATCACTCACGTGGAGTGATGTGGTCAGGGCGGGGAGAAGCGCGGCTTCTGTCCATTTGGACGGGAGCAGGGGAGGTGTGGCGGTAGAGCTCGGATTGGAAGTGAGCAGCTCAGGCAAGAGAGAACACCGGATCAATAGAGCACCCTCTAAGAGGATCGCAGATATCTCGGGACGTGTACCCACGGTTACATTTGTCCCCGACGATTTACAGTTGGCAAAAGGTAACCCCGAGGCGCGCAGGGTTGCGCTCGACACACTCGGGAGTCAAATGTCAGGAGCGTACGCAGCGTTACGGAGCGAGTATGCAAGAACGGTGCGCCACAGAAATGCATTACTAAAAAACGGTTGTTCGCCGGAGGAGATATACGTGTGGGACGCTCACCTTGTTGAAGCGGGTGCAGCGTTCTTCCAGCATCGGATGAGACTGACTGCCCGCGTGGGGGAGAGCCTGTTTCCGGCATATAGCGAGTTGGCCGAGGAAGAGTCTCTGACCATGTACGTGGAGTGCTCGTTTCTTCAAGAGAGAGGGCGAGCCGAGGAGTTCGCCGCGATGGAGCGTGAGGACGTCAAAGAAAGTATGAGAAAAGCCCTCATAAAGCACAGCGCCGCCGAAAAGAGGCGCGGGATGACCCTCGTGGGGCCCCATAGGGATGACCTGATCTTTGAGATCAAAGGAATGCCCGCTCGCTTCTTCTCTTCTCAGGGGCAACAGAGGACGGTCGCCCTTGCGTGGAAGATGGCGGAGGTATCAACCTTGCGAAGGATCGCGGGTGTTGATCCGGTACTGCTTCTCGATGATGTGATGTCGGAGCTTGATGAGCGGCGCAGGTCGGCGTTGTTACGCTTCATCAGTGAAGGGCCTCAGACAATTATGACCACGACCAATCTGTCGTACTTTGAGCGAGCCGAGATCAGTGAGGCGCTCGTGGTGAACGTGGTTTCTGATGGGTAG